A DNA window from Enoplosus armatus isolate fEnoArm2 chromosome 9, fEnoArm2.hap1, whole genome shotgun sequence contains the following coding sequences:
- the lta gene encoding LOW QUALITY PROTEIN: lymphotoxin-alpha (The sequence of the model RefSeq protein was modified relative to this genomic sequence to represent the inferred CDS: deleted 1 base in 1 codon) has translation MDGHSRSSHKYLLLQVWCGLLTVAMVVMAALLTSIKPKSTEVSHLPQDEEITFRFTFTALCVIYYLTSKGSSLSYIQLIRSPDNRSWQNSARCHSCSLDLRDGSIYCTESSLYFIYAQVTFSKHPMNRKAKSVILRRNATFGRSMKKLVEGTFPQTTAGSVWVGKIVSLTEGDSVSLDITDDFLTDNTFWGAYQLR, from the exons atgGATGGTCACTCGAGGTCCTCTCATAAgtacctgctgctgcaggtgtggtGTGGTCTCctcactgttgccatggtggTTATGGCTGCACTTCTGACTTCAATCAAACCAAAGTCCACAGAGGTCAGT CATCTGCCACAAGACGAGGAAATTACATTTAGATTCACATTCACTGCTTTATGTGTCATCTATTACCTGACA TCAAAAG GATCCTCTCTGTCATACATCCAGCTAATCAGGT CTCCGGACAATCGCTCTTGGCAAAACTCAGCCAGATGTCACTCCTGCTCCCTTGACCTGCGTGATGGCTCTATCTACTGCACGGAGAGCAGCCTCTACTTCATCTATGCCCAGGTCACCTTCAGCAAGCACCCTATGAATCGTAAGGCTAAGTCTGTGATTTTGAGAAGAAATGCCACGTTTGGTAGAAGCATGAAGAAGCTGGTTGAGGGGACCTTCCCGCAAACGACAGCGGGCTCTGTGTGGGTGGGTAAAATCGTCAGCCtcacagagggagacagtgtCAGCTTAGATATCACAGATGATTTTCTAACAGACAACACATTCTGGGGCGCTTATCAGCTTCGTTAG